A stretch of Glandiceps talaboti chromosome 18, keGlaTala1.1, whole genome shotgun sequence DNA encodes these proteins:
- the LOC144449610 gene encoding dnaJ homolog subfamily C member 30, mitochondrial-like, with product MFKLNANSLKSCAMLTRAYRTRVSANKLSFYDVLGVTPKATHAQIKSAFYSLSKVYHPDVNQGNESVKKFSEITEAYTILGNHTLRRRYDRGILSPRDFRGEVKPEPKQPTMRKEGKIYTGAMYNASGEKVFDFDEFYKQTYGAQLAEEQRRRKRRALHREFTQSKSKKENKFFAAEAGTIIAGLLLVYLLHSLAKGQKNVNSNKETK from the coding sequence ATGTTCAAGTTGAACGCCAACTCCTTGAAAAGCTGTGCTATGCTAACAAGAGCATACAGGACAAGGGTGTCAGCTAACAAACTAAGCTTTTATGATGTTCTAGGTGTAACACCGAAGGCAACACATGCTCAAATCAAGAGTGCATTTTACTCCCTTTCTAAAGTATATCACCCAGATGTAAACCAAGGTAATGAAAGTGTTAAGAAATTTTCAGAAATAACTGAAGCATATACTATCCTTGGAAACCATACTTTACGAAGACGCTATGATAGAGGCATCCTCAGTCCAAGAGACTTTCGAGGTGAAGTAAAACCTGAACCTAAGCAGCCAACAATGCGAAAGGAAGGAAAAATTTACACTGGAGCAATGTACAATGCTAGTGGTGAAAAGgtgtttgattttgatgaattctacaaacaaacatatggGGCACAGTTGGCAGAAGAACAGAGACGCCGTAAAAGGAGAGCACTACATCGTGAGTTCACACAGTCAAAAAGCAAGAAAGAAAATAAGTTCTTTGCAGCAGAAGCTGGGACAATCATAGCAGGTCTGCTCTTAGTGTATTTACTGCATAGTCTGGCAAAAGGACAAAAGAACGTTAATAGTAACAAAGAGACAAAGTAA